One region of Citrus sinensis cultivar Valencia sweet orange chromosome 6, DVS_A1.0, whole genome shotgun sequence genomic DNA includes:
- the LOC102630422 gene encoding zinc finger protein ZAT5-like, translating into MMMMADEAHQEEDEMMGPKDQTQIIMKGKRTKRPRPQSPLAMAMVYSCSSSLESGGEGERIFSTNSPTTSVEFATTTEQEEDMANCLILLAQGDAKKISSSSSSHHLDQPATTSKAAAVATGLYVYQCKTCNRCFPSFQALGGHRASHKKPKVINNNIEASKKAFVLMDEEDDRFSNMSTTLSLQMANNRDAANLCARTNNKANKVHECSICGAEFSSGQALGGHMRRHRAFTTSTTALSMGTSSSLDRQSQQAKKPRNILQLDLNLPAPEDDRRESKFAFASKEQVIIFSASPLVDCHY; encoded by the coding sequence atgatgatgatggccGATGAAGCTCATCAAGAGGAAGATGAGATGATGGGGCCTAAAGACCAAACgcaaataataatgaaaggGAAGCGAACAAAGAGGCCAAGGCCGCAGTCTCCGCTAGCAATGGCTATGGTTTATAGCTGTTCTAGTTCCCTAGAAAGTGGGGGTGAAGGTGAAAGAATATTCAGTACTAATTCTCCTACCACCTCTGTTGAATTCGCAACGACTACTGAACAAGAAGAGGATATGGCTAATTGTCTGATACTTTTAGCTCAAGGAGATGCcaagaaaatttcatcatcatcatcatctcatCATCTTGACCAACCGGCTACAACTAGCAAGGCTGCGGCTGTGGCTACGGGTTTATATGTTTACCAGTGCAAGACGTGTAACCGATGCTTTCCTTCGTTTCAAGCACTAGGTGGACACAGAGCGAGTCACAAGAAACCTAaggtaataaataataacattgaaGCAAGTAAGAAAGCCTTTGTGTTAAtggatgaagaagatgatcgTTTCAGCAATATGAGCACAACCCTTTCTTTACAAATGGCAAACAATAGAGATGCTGCTAATTTATGTGCGAGAACCAACAATAAGGCTAATAAGGTTCATGAGTGTTCCATATGTGGTGCTGAGTTCTCTTCTGGGCAAGCCTTAGGAGGGCATATGAGACGGCACAGGGCTTTTACGACCTCAACAACAGCATTGAGTATGGGTACAAGTAGTAGTCTCGATCGTCAATCTCAACAAGCTAAGAAACCAAGAAATATTCTACAATTAGATCTTAATCTCCCAGCCCCAGAAGATGATCGCCGCGAATCCAAATTTGCCTTTGCTTCCAAAGAACAAGTTATAATCTTCTCAGCATCTCCTTTGGTTGATTGCCATTACTAA